DNA sequence from the Oceanipulchritudo coccoides genome:
CCATGCCAATTGGCAATTGGAAAAACCTTTTTATGTGCTTTTTGCCATTGCCGCGAATCCCACTGTCCCCGCATCATCCTGACATGATCGGGCTGAATGATGCTTTTCTGGAAGGATCTGTAGCGAAAATCCCCGCACAGGAGACTTGGGAGGCCGTTGCCCGTATTTTCAAAAAGGAGGGCACCCTCCAAAAGAAGATGCAGCTGGAACACCGTCCGCAGCAGGAGCAAATGGCGCTACGGACGCTGGAGGCGTGGCAAAGGGACCAGCCCGTTTTCTTTGAGGCCGGCACAGGCGTCGGGAAGAGCCTTGCCTACCTGATCCCGGGTATCATGCAGGCCGTATCGGCCGAACGACCGCTCGTCGTCTCCACCCATACGATCGCCTTGCAGGAACAGATTGAGACTAAAGACCTGTCACTCTGCCGGAAGCTGTTCCAGAGTGATCCCATTCTGGCGCATTTTGCGAAATTTCGTCACGCAGTACTCCTCGGGCGTGGCAACTACCTCTGTGGAACGCGCCTGAAACAGGCCCTCAAGACCCGCACAGAGCTTTTTCCCTCAAATGAGCAGAAGGAGCTCGAGCGCATTGCCGACTGGGCACAGACAACCACCACCGGTTTGCGTCAGGAACTGAGCCCGGAACCACTTCCGGAGGTCTGGGACTGGGTCCAGGCAGACGGACATTCCTGCAACCCAAGGAATTGTTCCCCCAAAAGCTGTTTCTTCCGCAAGGCGCGGGAAGCCGTCAGGGACAGCAACCTGATTATCGTGAATCACAGCCTGCTGTTTGCCCTTTTGGCGGCAGGCCACTTCCCGACCGGGGATGTTCCCGGAATCCTCTTTCCCGAGGATTTCATGGTGATTGATGAAGCCCATACCCTCCCGGCTATTGCCACCGAGTATTTCGGCCTGCAAATCAGCGGCCTCGGTCTGAGGCGGCAATTGCTCAAACTCTATCATCCGCACAAGCGGAAGTCCCGTGGGCTGCTGGTGAAAAACGGAGACCCGGGCCTTCGTAGCCAGGTCATGATCCTTACCGATGAGGTGGAGGGCTTTTTTGAATCTGTAAAGCAGGAGCATCTCGGGGCCGGACGCCCGTTCCGCCTGCGCGTCGCGGATTGGCACGAGAATTCCTTGGATATTCCCTTGAGAGACCTCATCCACGGCATCTGCAAATGCGAAAGCCGTATGGAAGAAGGTGCCGAGCGGGATGAACTAGAGGGAGTCCGACGCAGGTTGCAGGCTTATCGCGAGGGCATTAACGAGGCTCTTCAGATCAGCGATCCGGAATCCGTCTACTGGATTGAGGGTACCGGACAGCAGGGCAAGCGCGTGCATTTGAGGTCGGCGCCGCTTGAAGTGGCCGGCCCATTGCGTGAACGGCTCTTTGAGCGAAATACTGGACTGCTCCTGACGAGCGCAACCTTGGCCGAAGGTCCGGACATGGACTCCTTCAAGCGAAAGGTGGGGGCGCCCGAGGCTGATTCAGAGCAGGTTGCCTCGCCTTTCGATTATCCTCTACAGATGGAAATCCTCATCCATGAAGGGGCTCCGGGCCCCTCCTCCGAGGACGGTAGCCTGAACACGAAATTCCTTGAAAAGGAAATTCTCCGGCTGGCCTGTGAAGTGAAAGGCGGATCACTTGTCCTGTTCACGAGTTATCGCGATCTTCTGGCTGTTGACAAAGGTCTTCGTCCCCAGTGCAGCCGCCTTGGCCGGCCGCTATTCAGCCAGGGAACCGGAATGGGACGATCGGAATTGCTCACCGCCTTCCGCGAAACGGGCAATGGCATTCTACTTGGCACCGATTCCTTCTGGACCGGCGTCGATGTGCCCGGACCCGCGCTTTCGCAGGTCATCATCACCCGCCTCCCATTCGAAAATCCCTCCCATCCCATTGCCGAGGCAAGGGGTGAGAAATGCCGTGAGGAAGGCCGCAGTGCATTCTCCGAGCTCACCCTGCCAGCGGCATTGGTCAAATTCCGTCAAGGCCTCGGGCGACTTATCCGAAACCAGACCGATGAGGGCCGACTGGCGATTCTCGACTCCCGGATTCTCTCAAAACCGTATGGGAGGCTCTTTTTGGATGTCCTTCCACATAGTCAATACAAACGGATCTCCTGAGCCTTGGTGGCTTGATCATTTTGTCAGCTTTGCATTTGCCTCACAGCCTACCTCAGGTAGGATTAAATCATGATTAAAGCCTCCTTCGGCCTGACTGAAACAGGGTCCGTTCGCCGTGAGAACCAGGACAGCTACCTCGTAGACCCAGCGATGGGATTGTTTGCTGTGGCAGATGGATTGGGCGGCCTCCCGAATGGGGATCGAGCCAGCAAACTGGCCCTCGATATTCTCAAGCGCCAATTGCGAGAGCATCCTCAAATGACCCTTGAAATGGCCATTGGCATCATCAATGAGGAATCCCGCAAGGTGGGATATGAAATAGATGAGTCGGGATTCGGAACAACCCTGACTATCGGCCGATACAAGGCGGAAGAAGAAATCCTGGAGTTGGTTCACATCGGTGATTCGGCGGCTTACCTCGTGACAAACGATAAGGCTCACTTGATCACTGTTGAACACACCGTCGCTGCCCGCATGATCGCGAGCCAGTTTGAGGAGGCTTGCGAGGCAATTCCAGCCTCCGCCCACCATACGCTGACACAATGCATCGGCCAGGACTTGTACATCGATCCGCAGGTAGCGGAATTTAAAATACAGGAAGGCGATCGTCTTTTTCTCTTAACAGACGGAGTGACCAAGGCCCTCGATGAGGAATCCTTGAGGGAATCACTCGAGGTCAGGGAATCACTCGAGAGTATCTGCCAGACCCTGACTTTCAGGATTGAAGTTGCCGGCTCACCCGACAACTACACGATCGCCGCAGTAGAGTTTTAGGCGGTAACCGGTATAAGAAGCCGCTATCTCAGGGGTTCGTCCTCAAGCGCAATCAAATCCTGCAAGCTTCCAAATTGCTTGAAGATGTCGACAGGCGCATCCATGTCCGAGAGCAGATCCTCAAACAACTGGCCCTTGTCGTGCTTGAGGCGCTCTATTCGCTCCTCGATCGTGCCCTTTGTGATCATACGGTAGACAATGACCCGCTTTTTCTGGCCAATCCGGTGAACCCGGTCGATCGCTTGGGCTTCCACAGCTGGATTCCACCAGGGGTCCAGAAGGAAAACGTAATCAGCCGTCTGCAGGTTGAGGCCCGTGCCACCAGCCCGGAGGCTGACAAAAAATACGGCCGCACCATCCGCTTCTCGGAAGCGTTTCACAGGTTGCTCCCGATCGAGTGTCGACCCGGTCAGCTCCATTTGCGGAATATGCGGATATTCTGATTTGACGGCGATCCGGGCCCGGCGGAGAAACTGTACAAACTGGCTGAAGATGACGACTTTTGACCCGCCCTCAAAGGCTTCTTCCAAGCGTCCGATCAGGCTCATCAGCTTCCCGCTGTGCGTCCAGTGGTCACTATGGTCAGGAAGCAGGGATGGATCGCAACAGGCCTGGCGCAGGCGTGTCAGAAGACTGAAAAGGTGCATCCGCTTGTGCTTGAGAGCCGTTGAGAGGCCATCCTTGAACTCCCCGGAAGCCCCCTTGGTGAGTTCCTCGTAGAAGCGGCGTTGCTGCGATGTGAG
Encoded proteins:
- a CDS encoding PP2C family protein-serine/threonine phosphatase, which translates into the protein MIKASFGLTETGSVRRENQDSYLVDPAMGLFAVADGLGGLPNGDRASKLALDILKRQLREHPQMTLEMAIGIINEESRKVGYEIDESGFGTTLTIGRYKAEEEILELVHIGDSAAYLVTNDKAHLITVEHTVAARMIASQFEEACEAIPASAHHTLTQCIGQDLYIDPQVAEFKIQEGDRLFLLTDGVTKALDEESLRESLEVRESLESICQTLTFRIEVAGSPDNYTIAAVEF
- a CDS encoding ATP-dependent DNA helicase, which encodes MCFLPLPRIPLSPHHPDMIGLNDAFLEGSVAKIPAQETWEAVARIFKKEGTLQKKMQLEHRPQQEQMALRTLEAWQRDQPVFFEAGTGVGKSLAYLIPGIMQAVSAERPLVVSTHTIALQEQIETKDLSLCRKLFQSDPILAHFAKFRHAVLLGRGNYLCGTRLKQALKTRTELFPSNEQKELERIADWAQTTTTGLRQELSPEPLPEVWDWVQADGHSCNPRNCSPKSCFFRKAREAVRDSNLIIVNHSLLFALLAAGHFPTGDVPGILFPEDFMVIDEAHTLPAIATEYFGLQISGLGLRRQLLKLYHPHKRKSRGLLVKNGDPGLRSQVMILTDEVEGFFESVKQEHLGAGRPFRLRVADWHENSLDIPLRDLIHGICKCESRMEEGAERDELEGVRRRLQAYREGINEALQISDPESVYWIEGTGQQGKRVHLRSAPLEVAGPLRERLFERNTGLLLTSATLAEGPDMDSFKRKVGAPEADSEQVASPFDYPLQMEILIHEGAPGPSSEDGSLNTKFLEKEILRLACEVKGGSLVLFTSYRDLLAVDKGLRPQCSRLGRPLFSQGTGMGRSELLTAFRETGNGILLGTDSFWTGVDVPGPALSQVIITRLPFENPSHPIAEARGEKCREEGRSAFSELTLPAALVKFRQGLGRLIRNQTDEGRLAILDSRILSKPYGRLFLDVLPHSQYKRIS